The Metabacillus schmidteae genome has a segment encoding these proteins:
- a CDS encoding aldehyde dehydrogenase produces the protein MEAITTATGIDCRHFINGQYMDSMNNKTFMNTNPANEEILGSVAEGGEEEINLAVSAARRALNGRWKTMPLTERSKVLRKIGDLILERKEELARLESLDTGKPIWLSSTIDIPRAAYNFHFFADYMTTMGTEAYQHDDVAINYSVRKPVGVVGLINPWNLPLLLLTWKLAPCLAAGNTAVLKPAEWTPMTATVLAEICKEAGVPDGVVNVVHGFGPDSAGSALTEHPDVDAITFTGETSTGTAIMKAAANSLKKLSYELGGKNPNIIFADSDLDEVLETTIKSSFINQGEVCLCGSRIYVERPVYEEFIEKFVAKTKELVVGDPFDEKTKIGAMIGKEHYERVLGYIELAKEEGGTIRIGGGRPEGIGKGYFIEPTIITDLDRNARCVREEIFGPVVTVIPFDLEDEVIAQVNDSHYGLSASIWTNDLRRAHRVANEVEAGIIWVNTWFLRDLRTPFGGMKQSGIGREGGMHSFEFYSELKNICIKL, from the coding sequence ATGGAAGCGATTACTACAGCAACTGGAATTGATTGTAGACATTTTATTAATGGGCAATACATGGATTCGATGAATAACAAAACATTTATGAATACGAATCCAGCAAATGAAGAGATATTAGGATCTGTAGCTGAAGGTGGGGAAGAGGAAATTAACTTAGCAGTTTCAGCCGCTAGAAGAGCACTAAACGGTCGTTGGAAAACAATGCCTTTAACAGAACGTTCTAAAGTATTGCGTAAAATTGGAGATTTAATTTTAGAAAGAAAAGAAGAGTTAGCGCGATTAGAATCTCTTGATACAGGAAAGCCAATTTGGTTATCAAGTACGATAGATATCCCGAGAGCAGCCTATAACTTCCATTTCTTCGCTGACTATATGACAACAATGGGAACTGAGGCTTATCAGCATGATGATGTGGCAATCAACTATTCAGTACGTAAGCCAGTAGGTGTTGTAGGGTTAATCAATCCTTGGAACCTCCCATTACTTCTATTAACATGGAAACTCGCTCCATGTTTAGCTGCAGGAAATACAGCTGTATTGAAACCAGCAGAATGGACACCAATGACGGCAACAGTTTTAGCGGAAATTTGTAAAGAAGCTGGAGTACCAGATGGAGTTGTGAACGTTGTACATGGATTTGGACCTGACTCTGCAGGATCAGCTTTAACCGAACATCCTGATGTAGATGCTATTACATTCACAGGTGAAACATCCACTGGTACGGCAATCATGAAGGCAGCTGCCAATTCACTAAAAAAACTTTCATATGAACTAGGCGGGAAAAACCCAAATATCATCTTTGCAGATTCTGATCTTGATGAAGTACTAGAAACGACTATTAAATCTAGCTTTATCAATCAAGGTGAAGTTTGTTTATGTGGATCAAGAATTTATGTTGAACGTCCAGTTTATGAAGAATTTATTGAAAAGTTTGTAGCTAAAACAAAAGAGCTTGTTGTTGGCGATCCATTTGATGAAAAAACAAAAATTGGGGCAATGATTGGAAAAGAACATTATGAGCGCGTTTTAGGATATATTGAGCTTGCAAAGGAAGAAGGAGGAACTATCCGTATTGGTGGAGGTCGTCCTGAAGGTATAGGAAAAGGGTACTTTATTGAACCAACGATCATTACAGACTTAGATCGAAATGCGAGATGTGTTCGTGAAGAAATCTTTGGACCTGTTGTCACTGTGATTCCATTTGATTTAGAGGATGAGGTGATTGCTCAAGTAAATGATTCTCATTATGGACTAAGTGCTTCCATTTGGACGAATGATCTTCGTAGAGCTCATAGAGTGGCAAATGAAGTAGAAGCTGGGATCATTTGGGTAAATACTTGGTTTTTAAGAGATTTACGTACTCCGTTTGGTGGGATGAAGCAAAGTGGAATCGGCCGTGAAGGCGGTATGCACAGCTTTGAGTTTTATAGCGAGTTGAAAAACATTTGTATCAAACTTTAA
- a CDS encoding 2-keto-4-pentenoate hydratase, with protein sequence MNMSNKEIAKYLLEAESNRTDIKRITLDKSPNLTVEEAYLIQEELVNMKLEQGHSIIGPKMGLTSRAKMVQMNVEEPIYGYIFNNMVIQDGAEISLSDYIHPKVEAEIAFILGKDIEGPGITGAQVLAATDYVCGALEIIDSRYENFNFTLPDVIADNASSSRVILGNRIRKPEELELDLVGTVLKINGVVKDLGAGAAVLGHPANSVAMLANMLHRKGEMLKTGQVILTGGITGAVQLSYGDHVTAKLDGLGEVSFSVGE encoded by the coding sequence ATGAATATGTCAAATAAAGAAATAGCTAAATATTTATTAGAAGCTGAATCAAATCGAACGGATATAAAAAGAATCACATTGGATAAATCTCCTAACTTAACTGTAGAAGAAGCCTATCTTATTCAAGAAGAACTTGTCAACATGAAGCTGGAACAAGGGCACTCCATTATTGGGCCAAAAATGGGACTTACAAGTCGTGCAAAAATGGTTCAAATGAATGTAGAAGAACCGATCTATGGGTATATTTTTAACAATATGGTGATCCAAGATGGAGCAGAAATTTCATTATCTGACTATATTCATCCAAAAGTAGAAGCGGAAATTGCGTTTATTTTAGGTAAGGATATTGAAGGTCCTGGTATAACAGGAGCTCAAGTTTTAGCGGCAACAGATTATGTCTGCGGAGCACTTGAGATTATTGATAGCCGTTATGAAAACTTTAATTTTACGTTGCCAGACGTTATTGCAGATAACGCTTCATCTTCAAGGGTTATTTTGGGAAATAGAATTCGAAAACCAGAAGAATTAGAGTTAGATTTAGTTGGTACTGTTTTAAAGATTAATGGAGTAGTGAAGGACCTTGGTGCAGGAGCGGCTGTTTTAGGACACCCGGCGAATTCCGTTGCCATGCTTGCGAACATGCTGCATCGAAAAGGAGAAATGTTAAAGACTGGTCAAGTCATTTTGACAGGCGGAATTACTGGAGCTGTCCAACTTTCGTATGGTGATCATGTAACAGCTAAGCTAGATGGACTAGGGGAAGTCAGCTTTTCTGTAGGGGAATAA
- the dmpG gene encoding 4-hydroxy-2-oxovalerate aldolase, with product MNDNRDVLITEVALRDGSHAIGHQYTVDQVRDIARGLNDAGVPYMEVAHGDGLGGSSQQYGLSLTDEMKLIEAAVSVCDRAKVAVLLIPGIGTMNELKQAASIGAKMARIATHVTEADVAPQHITLAKELGMETVGFLMMSHMAPVDKLVEQAKLMESYGADNVYVVDSAGAMLPNEVREKIRSLRQSLTINIGFHAHNNLSLAMANTLVAIEEGATRIDGSVRCLGAGAGNTQTEVLVAVLERLGLNSGVDLYKMMDLAENIIAHILKQPQEITRDSLVMGYAGVYSSFLLHAQRAAKQFKIDPRDILIELGKRKVVGGQEDMIIDVAAEIANKKQCSLRV from the coding sequence ATGAACGATAACCGAGATGTTCTCATTACTGAAGTAGCTTTACGAGACGGTAGTCATGCGATCGGTCATCAATATACAGTTGACCAAGTTCGAGATATAGCGCGTGGATTAAATGATGCCGGAGTGCCTTATATGGAAGTAGCTCATGGAGATGGGTTGGGGGGGTCTTCCCAACAATATGGTCTTTCTTTAACAGACGAAATGAAACTAATTGAAGCAGCTGTATCGGTTTGTGACAGAGCAAAGGTTGCTGTTTTATTAATACCTGGAATCGGAACGATGAATGAACTGAAGCAAGCAGCTAGTATTGGAGCAAAAATGGCTCGAATTGCTACTCATGTAACAGAAGCAGATGTTGCCCCTCAACACATTACTCTAGCAAAAGAACTTGGTATGGAGACGGTAGGTTTCTTAATGATGTCTCATATGGCACCAGTTGATAAGTTAGTAGAACAAGCAAAACTAATGGAAAGTTATGGAGCAGATAATGTTTATGTCGTCGATTCAGCAGGCGCTATGCTTCCAAATGAAGTTCGTGAAAAAATTCGATCCCTTCGTCAAAGCCTCACTATTAATATTGGTTTTCATGCTCATAATAATCTATCGCTTGCAATGGCTAATACACTTGTTGCTATTGAGGAAGGTGCAACAAGAATAGATGGCAGTGTTCGCTGCTTAGGAGCTGGCGCTGGGAATACGCAGACAGAAGTTTTAGTGGCTGTATTAGAAAGACTAGGATTAAACAGTGGAGTCGATTTATATAAGATGATGGATTTAGCTGAAAATATTATAGCTCATATATTAAAACAACCTCAAGAGATAACAAGAGATAGTCTTGTGATGGGATATGCGGGTGTGTATTCTAGCTTTTTGTTACATGCACAGCGTGCAGCTAAACAATTTAAGATTGATCCTCGTGATATTTTAATAGAATTGGGGAAACGTAAGGTTGTCGGTGGTCAAGAAGATATGATTATTGATGTGGCTGCTGAAATAGCTAATAAAAAACAATGTAGTCTTAGAGTTTGA
- a CDS encoding 4-oxalocrotonate tautomerase, with translation MPIINVNIMEGRPKEKIERVIADITKTITTTLEVPKENVRVIVTEIPKSHWGIAGESVEKRDASN, from the coding sequence ATGCCGATTATAAACGTTAACATCATGGAGGGACGCCCTAAGGAGAAAATTGAAAGAGTGATCGCTGATATTACGAAAACAATCACAACTACATTAGAGGTTCCAAAAGAGAATGTTAGAGTGATAGTAACCGAAATCCCTAAAAGTCATTGGGGAATTGCTGGCGAATCAGTTGAAAAACGGGATGCATCAAATTAA
- a CDS encoding IclR family transcriptional regulator, with translation MTQTAKKDYTLSSVKNALRILRKFTMDQPELKITELARELDLGKSTVSRLMSTLASEGFVEKDPETQRYRLGLSILSLATVCTSTFEIHKEAMPVLHELVEKTGETSHLAILDELDVIYLHKVESKHHVRAFTHIGKRNPAYATSSGKVLLAFNNEKRVEKTIENGLEPFTQHTITDQNILMETLTDIREQGYAVSTEEISEGVVSIAAPVKDYTGQVIAAVNIVGPIQRVNDQTIPTHIKRVVEAGKEISRRLGYRFNHY, from the coding sequence ATGACGCAAACGGCTAAAAAAGATTACACACTTTCATCTGTAAAAAATGCACTTCGCATCTTACGGAAATTTACAATGGATCAACCTGAATTAAAAATTACTGAGCTTGCTCGGGAGTTAGACCTTGGTAAAAGTACAGTGAGCAGGCTGATGTCAACATTAGCAAGTGAAGGCTTTGTTGAAAAAGATCCAGAAACACAGCGTTATCGATTAGGATTATCTATCCTTTCTCTCGCAACTGTTTGTACATCAACTTTTGAGATACATAAGGAAGCTATGCCTGTCTTACATGAACTTGTTGAAAAAACAGGTGAAACATCCCATCTAGCAATCCTTGATGAGCTAGATGTTATTTATTTACACAAGGTAGAAAGTAAGCACCATGTACGAGCTTTCACTCATATCGGTAAAAGAAATCCCGCCTATGCAACAAGCTCTGGAAAGGTCCTTTTAGCATTTAACAATGAAAAAAGAGTAGAAAAAACAATTGAAAACGGATTAGAACCATTTACACAACATACCATTACAGATCAGAACATATTAATGGAAACCCTTACAGATATTCGCGAACAAGGTTATGCCGTAAGTACGGAAGAAATATCTGAAGGTGTTGTCTCAATTGCAGCTCCAGTCAAGGACTACACAGGACAAGTCATTGCCGCTGTCAATATCGTTGGACCTATTCAACGAGTAAACGATCAAACAATCCCAACACATATTAAAAGAGTTGTAGAAGCAGGTAAAGAAATTTCCAGGCGATTAGGTTATCGATTTAATCATTATTAA
- a CDS encoding DODA-type extradiol aromatic ring-opening family dioxygenase, whose amino-acid sequence MTIELGVLAAHVPSICHRENVPDYQQDIVVKMDAISEKIEIIKPDAVILVSCHWQSTFHHYVDVSPTHKGTLTAFECPDIISDVKYEYPGAHCLGEKLVMAGKRAKIPVIAVNDPTYVWDYGTVVPLRYLVPNEDIPVVNLSITLAAGLDETFKWGQEIGNVLNGDDKRYVFIFSGALAHNLVRGRHHMPTVSEQALDMQFIEFLMKKKWGLAKDMLPQYAKVAGVEGGGRHLAMMLGVLADSFKPAFHTYAQSSGSGNAIMTFEIEKALQGSN is encoded by the coding sequence ATGACAATTGAATTGGGTGTTTTAGCTGCACATGTTCCAAGTATTTGTCATCGGGAAAATGTACCTGACTATCAACAAGATATTGTAGTGAAGATGGATGCTATTTCCGAGAAAATCGAAATAATAAAACCAGATGCTGTGATTCTTGTTTCATGTCATTGGCAATCAACATTTCATCATTATGTAGATGTATCACCAACTCATAAAGGGACGTTAACTGCATTCGAATGTCCTGACATTATTTCTGATGTGAAATATGAGTATCCTGGAGCCCATTGTTTAGGAGAAAAATTAGTGATGGCTGGTAAACGAGCGAAAATTCCTGTTATTGCTGTAAATGACCCAACATACGTATGGGATTATGGTACCGTTGTTCCTCTTCGCTATCTTGTACCAAATGAAGACATTCCAGTTGTCAATTTATCTATTACTCTTGCAGCAGGATTAGACGAAACATTTAAATGGGGTCAAGAAATTGGCAATGTGCTAAATGGAGACGACAAAAGGTACGTTTTTATATTTAGTGGTGCCCTTGCTCACAATTTAGTAAGAGGACGTCACCATATGCCGACGGTTTCAGAACAAGCTTTAGATATGCAGTTTATTGAATTTTTAATGAAGAAGAAGTGGGGTCTTGCTAAAGATATGCTACCACAATATGCTAAAGTTGCAGGCGTAGAAGGAGGAGGGCGACATCTCGCTATGATGCTTGGTGTGTTAGCAGATAGTTTCAAGCCTGCATTCCACACCTATGCTCAATCATCCGGAAGCGGCAATGCAATTATGACGTTTGAGATTGAAAAGGCATTACAAGGTAGTAATTAA
- the pobA gene encoding 4-hydroxybenzoate 3-monooxygenase, translating into MKTKVGIIGAGPAGLMLSHLLHLAGIESVILEKRSREDIEETIRAGVLEQGTVDLLNASGVGERMTREGHTHHGIELQFNGVRHRVNMHEFTEGKSIMVYPQHEVIKDLVAARLKAGGEILFNVSDVSLHDVDKQSPKIRFQYNESDHELSCDFIIGCDGFHGPSRKEIPDTIRKEKQQNYPFGWLGILAETPIANPELIYSNHDRGFALISTRTPEIQRHYIQVDPNDDINNWSDDRIWTELKARVETSDGWTLPDGPILQKNIVSMRSFVCEPMQYGRLFIAGDAAHIVPPTGAKGMNLAMTDVQVLQRGIECFYQTGSEDLLERYSEIALRRVWKAQRFSNYMTTMLHRNFNHSPFERGIQLSELDYVTSSRAALTSLSENYIGLPLVWEVERTVFS; encoded by the coding sequence ATGAAAACGAAAGTAGGGATTATCGGAGCCGGTCCAGCCGGTTTAATGTTATCACATCTCTTGCACCTTGCAGGTATTGAATCAGTGATCCTAGAAAAACGCTCCCGAGAGGATATTGAGGAAACGATTCGTGCAGGTGTTTTAGAACAGGGGACAGTCGATCTTCTAAATGCTTCTGGTGTAGGCGAAAGAATGACGCGGGAAGGACATACCCATCACGGAATTGAGCTTCAATTTAATGGAGTCCGACATAGAGTCAACATGCATGAGTTTACGGAAGGGAAAAGTATTATGGTTTATCCCCAACATGAGGTCATAAAAGACCTTGTAGCTGCTCGATTAAAGGCAGGTGGAGAGATCCTCTTTAATGTAAGCGATGTTAGTTTGCATGATGTCGACAAACAATCACCAAAAATTAGATTTCAATATAATGAAAGTGATCATGAGCTTAGCTGTGATTTTATTATCGGCTGTGATGGCTTTCACGGTCCAAGTCGAAAAGAAATACCTGATACAATTCGAAAGGAAAAACAACAAAATTATCCTTTTGGCTGGTTAGGTATATTAGCAGAAACACCTATTGCAAACCCAGAACTTATTTATTCTAACCATGATAGAGGATTTGCGCTAATTAGTACACGGACACCTGAAATTCAACGACATTACATTCAAGTGGATCCAAATGATGATATCAACAATTGGTCAGACGATCGAATTTGGACAGAACTAAAAGCAAGAGTTGAAACAAGCGATGGATGGACACTTCCAGATGGTCCAATCCTTCAAAAAAACATTGTGTCGATGCGAAGTTTTGTTTGTGAGCCAATGCAATACGGACGTCTTTTTATCGCAGGTGATGCAGCCCATATTGTTCCTCCAACTGGGGCAAAAGGAATGAATTTAGCGATGACAGATGTTCAGGTTTTACAGCGTGGAATTGAGTGTTTCTATCAGACAGGTAGTGAAGATCTGTTAGAGCGTTATTCGGAAATCGCTCTACGTAGAGTGTGGAAAGCACAGCGTTTTTCAAATTATATGACAACAATGTTACACCGTAATTTTAATCATAGTCCATTTGAGCGAGGTATACAACTTAGTGAGTTAGATTATGTTACGTCATCTCGTGCAGCTTTAACTAGCTTATCAGAAAATTATATTGGCTTACCATTAGTGTGGGAAGTTGAAAGAACGGTATTTTCCTAA
- a CDS encoding 2-keto-4-pentenoate hydratase: MESTMLFANQLLQAEKERVGIPALTEQNTTFTTQDAYAVQLEIIKHKLAQGQTIVGKKIGLTSLAMQQLLGVDEPDYGHLLDEMVVENGTELSFERVMQPKVEAEIAFVLKKDLRGPNVTALDVLQATDYLLPSIEIVDSRVKDWKIKLQDTIADNASSSHYVLGGKPVRVEFVDLEQIGMVLSKNGEIVNTGVGAAVMGHPANCVAWLANKLSEFDIALKAGEVILSGALSAAVEAKPGDIFSARIAHLGEVSVRFSS; encoded by the coding sequence ATGGAATCAACCATGTTATTTGCAAATCAATTATTACAAGCAGAAAAAGAAAGAGTCGGAATTCCGGCTTTAACTGAACAAAACACAACTTTTACAACTCAAGATGCTTATGCTGTCCAATTAGAAATTATTAAACACAAACTTGCACAAGGTCAAACAATTGTTGGGAAGAAAATTGGCTTAACATCTCTTGCGATGCAACAATTACTTGGTGTGGATGAACCTGACTATGGCCACTTACTAGATGAAATGGTTGTTGAAAATGGAACTGAGCTATCATTTGAACGTGTAATGCAACCTAAAGTAGAGGCAGAGATTGCGTTTGTTCTTAAAAAGGATTTAAGAGGGCCAAATGTAACGGCACTGGATGTACTTCAAGCAACAGATTATCTTTTACCTTCAATAGAGATTGTTGATAGTCGTGTGAAGGATTGGAAAATCAAACTACAAGATACAATAGCAGATAATGCTTCAAGCAGTCATTATGTTTTAGGTGGAAAACCTGTTCGAGTGGAGTTTGTAGACCTTGAACAAATTGGCATGGTTTTATCAAAAAATGGTGAGATCGTTAATACGGGAGTTGGAGCAGCCGTAATGGGGCATCCGGCAAATTGTGTAGCATGGCTTGCCAATAAATTAAGTGAATTTGATATAGCTTTAAAAGCTGGAGAAGTGATTCTCTCTGGTGCACTTTCTGCAGCTGTAGAAGCAAAACCAGGAGATATTTTTTCAGCAAGAATTGCTCATTTAGGAGAAGTTTCAGTCCGTTTTTCTTCATAA
- a CDS encoding acetaldehyde dehydrogenase (acetylating) encodes MGKIKVAIIGTGNIGTDLMLKLERSETLELTSLIGIDPQSDGVFRARDRGYQTYTNGLEEFLETNSDDADIFFDATSAKAHIRHAKLLKEAGKQVLDLTPAARGPFVVPPVNLGENLNVPNINLITCGGQATIPIVHAVNRICPVDYAEIVATISSKSAGPGTRANIDEFTQTTKRGIEEVGGAKNGKAIIILNPAEPPILMRDTVYAVVEPGQIDEESITSSIKEMVKQVQAYVPGYRLRTEPIYDGNRVTIFIEVEGAGDYLPKYSGNLDIMTASAVKVAEELAKNKLNSVVS; translated from the coding sequence ATGGGAAAAATAAAAGTAGCAATCATAGGTACTGGGAACATCGGAACAGATTTAATGCTGAAGCTAGAAAGATCAGAGACACTCGAGTTAACGTCATTGATCGGAATTGATCCTCAATCTGATGGAGTGTTTAGGGCAAGAGATCGAGGTTATCAAACTTATACGAATGGATTAGAGGAATTTTTAGAAACAAATAGTGATGATGCAGATATTTTTTTTGATGCAACATCGGCAAAAGCACATATTCGACATGCGAAACTTTTAAAAGAAGCTGGAAAACAAGTCCTTGACTTAACTCCAGCGGCAAGAGGACCTTTTGTTGTCCCTCCAGTAAATCTGGGGGAAAACTTAAACGTTCCTAACATCAATTTAATTACTTGTGGAGGTCAGGCGACGATTCCAATTGTTCATGCCGTAAATCGGATATGCCCTGTTGATTATGCCGAAATTGTTGCAACCATTTCAAGTAAAAGTGCAGGTCCTGGAACAAGAGCGAATATAGATGAATTTACCCAAACGACGAAACGTGGGATAGAGGAGGTTGGTGGAGCTAAGAACGGAAAAGCCATTATTATTCTTAATCCAGCAGAACCCCCTATATTAATGAGAGATACTGTTTATGCTGTTGTCGAGCCAGGGCAAATCGATGAAGAAAGCATTACTTCTTCTATTAAAGAGATGGTCAAACAAGTTCAAGCTTATGTACCAGGTTATCGACTCCGAACAGAACCAATCTATGATGGAAACCGTGTAACGATATTCATCGAAGTGGAAGGAGCAGGGGATTACTTACCGAAATACTCTGGAAATCTAGATATCATGACAGCCTCAGCAGTAAAAGTAGCAGAAGAACTGGCTAAAAATAAACTGAATTCTGTCGTTTCTTAA
- a CDS encoding amidohydrolase family protein — MYDFHTHFIPEEVIDWIKDQRSIINASWEKKNKDKEDFLSIDNKWAFELKQEFTNKSLYLKEQQNIGVDHSVVSPIPQLFLYDFPSEITRELVSVYNTSLAKWSQNHSQQISALATVSLNHPETAAQDLRDAMNMGLKGAIIGPGLNGKLLSDLFFTPFWEEANKQKSIIFIHPLLCEDQRLNQRMMPNLIGVPWETTITATDFLLSGLLDTYNDVKILLAHGGGFLPYQIGRLNKGYEMWPLVSKNLQKEPIEYLKDFWYDSVLWNSTSLEYLANTVGEERIVPGSDFPFDLCERPPAKQLAKGTESLLPFI, encoded by the coding sequence ATGTATGATTTTCATACTCATTTTATTCCGGAAGAAGTCATTGATTGGATAAAAGATCAAAGAAGCATCATCAATGCCAGCTGGGAGAAAAAAAATAAAGACAAAGAGGATTTTTTATCCATTGACAATAAATGGGCATTTGAACTAAAACAAGAGTTTACTAATAAATCTCTTTATCTAAAAGAACAACAAAACATAGGTGTGGATCATTCAGTTGTTTCCCCCATTCCTCAGCTATTTTTATATGATTTTCCTTCAGAGATTACGAGAGAATTAGTATCTGTATACAACACATCTCTTGCAAAATGGTCACAAAACCACTCACAACAAATATCAGCACTTGCCACCGTATCTCTTAATCACCCTGAAACTGCTGCACAAGATTTAAGAGATGCTATGAATATGGGATTAAAAGGTGCCATTATTGGGCCAGGATTAAATGGCAAATTATTATCAGACCTTTTTTTCACTCCATTTTGGGAAGAAGCGAATAAGCAGAAATCCATCATTTTCATCCATCCTTTATTATGTGAAGATCAACGATTAAACCAGCGCATGATGCCAAATTTAATTGGTGTCCCATGGGAAACGACCATTACAGCCACAGATTTCTTACTAAGTGGCCTATTAGATACATATAACGATGTAAAAATTCTCTTGGCACATGGTGGTGGATTCCTTCCTTATCAAATCGGCCGTTTGAACAAAGGCTATGAAATGTGGCCACTTGTTTCAAAAAATTTACAGAAAGAGCCAATCGAGTACTTAAAAGACTTTTGGTATGATAGCGTCTTATGGAATTCAACCTCGCTTGAATACTTAGCTAATACAGTTGGTGAAGAAAGAATTGTGCCAGGTTCCGATTTTCCATTTGACCTTTGCGAAAGGCCCCCAGCAAAGCAACTGGCTAAAGGGACGGAATCTTTACTGCCATTTATCTAG